A window of Rhipicephalus microplus isolate Deutch F79 chromosome 8, USDA_Rmic, whole genome shotgun sequence genomic DNA:
CGCGGCAGAGGTAGCCACTATGTGTAGTTTAACACAAGTGTTGGCCGTATAGGTGTCCTTTTCTACGAATAGCGTCGATAACAACAGGGCGTCTGGTGATTGCGTCGTCGCGCAAACATACTATATATTAGGATAATGACGAACATGTGACTCAGACTTGACGTCACTTTTGCTGCAGTCCCACAGAGACAGCTGGGACTGGAAAAGCTTCGACGACGTTGCCTACCCACTCGTCACGCTCTCGACTGCTCTTCGGGATCCAGTGGCAAATCGCAATTCAGTGGCAGATCGAGCTGGTCTGCTTTCAGTGCTCTGCCTCCCGCTTCTCACTGAACTATCCCACGGCTACTGTCCCTTTAAATGAAATTCGCCATAACACAGGGTGCATACGCACTTACTTGAGCACTTTTCGTTTCTGTGATGCTTCATGATGATAATGTGTCATGGCCAAACTGTCTGATTGCAATCTGTTTCAACACTTATATCATCCACTCGTTTCACATTTTGCCGCGTGTGCCGGCTGCGGCGACTCTACGTGTCTACTTCGCGATACTACGTCTGCTAATCTGTTCGTCCTTGCGTAGGCTATTTCCTTAAACTAATTCAACCATGGCGTGGTTTCACTCCCCAGGTGGAGTCCGTTAACTGTAAGCTGTCAGCCTGGCTTGAAATGCGCCGGctattgtttgttttgtttgctatGCTGAACATGTGTGATAGATCCGAACTTGGTGGGTCTGGGTGGCGGACAAAATAGCCACCTACATCGGAGTAAGCGAGGCGATTAGTTGAGTGCGTAAGGCTTCATAAATaaacagaaaacagcactttacACATGGAAAGTGACATAAAAGTAGCTCACACCCACGTGTCATTTTTCGACGACACGTGTGTAATCTGTTCTTTTATATTTTTCCGCCAAACTCCATAGTTCTTGTGGGCTATAACACTTTTCTATGTAAATTATGCTTCTATGTCTTTTTGTTTCATTAAAAAACATGGATTAGTGATCACTTGATTCTGAAGCTAGTGTACtctgtttattattatttatatgcTGTTCTTGGTCTAGAAATTGCGCGATGCTCAAAATCTCCTATTATTGTGGCAGGACATGGCCGGTCTGGAAGTGCTTTATGGATTCTTCCTTGAAACCATTTGCAGGTGCCATGACTACCGAGTTTTTTAAGCCTGCGCAGCCGTGATGGTGTAATCCACGTGAGGGCACTCGTGGTCCAGATGGTCCACGTGTCACGAAATCAAAACTAGCTTCAAAAATTCAGATCATTTCTCTAATATTTACTCTTTCACCAGTATAAGGCCAATATTCATTTTCAATGAGTTGTTTTTTGAGTCCTGGCTTAAGGTAGATTGTCTACGATAATATTTTACTGCTGTCGTCCGCACGTAGTGATTTTACTGAGGTGCTTCCCGAAACAGAACCAATCTTGCCCGTCTTTAGTCAGCCGCCGTTGTACTTTGTATGGAGCTTAAACAACCAAACTTTAACATAAAAGCGCAAGATGTAGTCAACTAGGGTACTGAACAATTCAGTCATGTTTTTCACGCACACGCATACGCAGAGTGATAAGTCTGACATTTGAGGCACTGGCGATACTTAAGGACTTCACGATTACGTGATCGAACAGCTGCTTTTGAGTGCCACACAAaccttcagctttttttttcggaaaCAAGCATGTGCTTTTAGGTGGCGTGGCTCCCGCGCCAGATGTTCGGAGGATGAGCGCGGCTTAGAAACAACACAACTTCCATAAAATCACAGGATGATAAAGGCATGCGTCTGCTCGTTGTGCATTTTTCGCCACTTCTATACTCAATACGTACAAATCAAATATCAGACATTTCGATGGCGAATTCATGTGGTAACCCAACATTCATTTTGTCAAATGGTTGTCATGGTTGTctgataaaaacaaacaaaataacaacCAGCTCTTCCTCGTGCAGACTTGTTCAACGATGAAGCTGGTAGCATTCCCCTCCTCACACCATCGTAATTCTGAGTATTTCAAGTATTCCACATATTTTGTATTGCTACCACAACAATAGAAATCAGATTTGGGCCGACCAGAGAGCCCACGAAGTGGCGGTCTGGCCCAGCCTGCCCGTCCCAATGTGGGAGAATCTTACCACGCCTTAGTCACGTCTCGCTGCATCCTAGATAAATTTCCACCAGACATCTGTCCATCTATAAAACACTCTTTGTTAAGATTAGAGGACGCGGTAAAGCTGCCTTTGTTGATAACCACGTGACAGCCGTGGCGATTTCCTAACGGGCGTTTACTGAAGCATGTACTCGACGAAATATTCGCCCTCCTAGGGCAAACTCTCTACATATGTAGAGTATTAGGTTAGATTTAAtcagtgagtaaaaactttatcgTAAATGCGCTGCTGTATTTAGTGGGATGGAGTACAAGTAACCCTACCTTGGTGACTACCTCAAGCCCTTAGACATGGGCGGCTTCCTGGTTGTGCCACACGGGCAGCAGTTCATCGGCGAGGTAATGGCTAAGCAGAGCCGCCTCCAATCGCATCGTGCGGTTCGAGAGTGACGTTGTATGAAATAAAAATCGTTGGTGAAAGAGAATACGTTGAAGCTATTCCAAGAGATCCATACCAAGAGTGGTAATTGATTGCGTATTTGATTATTTATGCACATACCCTGCAGTAGCCTGAAAAGAACTTAGTTTTCTTATCGCCTAAACAAGGTGACGAAAATATCAAATATATTCAACACGGAGAAACTCATTCGATCACCCGTCATCCTCAAAAGGTCACGGTGATATGAGACATAAATATTGGAACTAAAAAGAACCAAAATTCTCTAAAACATTTACTAAACTCTCATTAAATTTAAAATGATCGTTCTTTTTCAGGGCATATACCACCTCCAGTAGAGATCATGCGAATCAAAGTTGGTAGTCATTGTCATCCGAAATCGCTCACTGCCCGCCAATAGAGAAATTGCGGAGGCCAGATTTGCACCATTTTTTGGTAGGAAAAGCTTAGCACGTTTTTTAGACCAATTATTCCTTAAAATGTTAATGAACATTTTCTAAAACATGTATAATTGAAAAAGTGCTTTCGAGAAAGGAGAAATATGCAAGATATTATGGCAGTTGCTGCCAAACATCTGCTACGAATTCGATAAGAATATGAATTCGTTTTGAAAACAatatttgcttcttttttctacATTGGCAGCTACGTTTCTGGGTATTGAATTTCTGAGCGATTAAGGCTGATCTTAAAAGCCTTGACATAACGCTTGGCATTTTCTGCGGTAATTACACGGATTTAAGTAAACAAAGATTGTTTAAAATCAGGAATTCTTTAGCGTGAATATGCCAATAAAGCACTATTTTACTATAGTACATATTTGCGCATCTATTCCCCCAGTACAAGGTCTGCGTCCTAATGGGCCTTTTTCGAGAACGTAGTCTGCACGTGTGCACGTTTTTAGCGATCAAAAAGCAATGACGGAAGAGAACTGAGAAATATTTGGTCTCAAAAGCGTGCAAAAGTTTTCCTACCAAAATTATTATTGGTGTAAATGCTGGCCTCCACAATATCTCTGCTGGCGGGCGACGAGCGATTTTGGATGACAATGACTGCCAACTTCGATTTGCATGGTCTCTACTGGAGGTGGTATTTGCCGGAAAAAGAGCGATCATTATAAATTTCATGAAAGTTTGGTAAATGTTTCTTTGTGAATAACTTGGATGATTCATCCTCATATCGTGTAAACGTACCATTGGGAAAAAGGATTTGAGCATGTGCCGTTGAGTCGGAAGAATTAGGAGTTAACTCTACAGGCATCTTTAAGCTTCTCTAACATTGGTATGGTTAAGCACATTAAAACTTGCGTAAATAATTTTCGTCAATTAGGAATTTTCGTTATAATATTTATTTGGGTTGAAGTTTCATGTGAAGCATGCATTTGACGCTTAAACATTTGTTGTGGGTTCCTGCAGCAAAGACACACTGAATAAAAACTGTCATTGTCGCGTAATTGCAGAGGTAAtatcttttctgttttttttcgctAACGAGAACGTCCTACACTTTTTGGAGGTAACGTAGGGCGGTGACACGTTCGTTTTTTTGTTTGAGAACGAGTAacgtatttttttacttttttgtggtCGAGTTTAGAACAGTGGTTGAGCATAACCTAGCGTGAAAAAAACGACCGTTACCTCGAAAGAGGCAATTCGTCGCCAAAAATCAAATCAGTGCTGGATGAATAAAATAACATTAACCACTCAATTTTTCAACTATTTCTACTAAATGAGTGGTTAAACCCAAACTAGCTCAAAATACGTGGGTGTTTTTCACGTTGTAATACACAATCGACCAAAAACCATTAGCTTGACAATATACAATACCTAGCCAATAAATTCTACAAAATGCTTCGTAGACCTCAACCTTGAACAATATGCATTTTCAATGTCTCCTAACAGGCAAGAATTTGTCATTAAATAGGTAATCGGTCATTGAACAATATATTCTGAACAGTGCTTGGGTGAGCATAGTCTATCAATATGCATGACCTATATCTTGTTATAGTTAATCGAGACTTCAACAATAAATCAGTTGCTAAACAAAAGCAAAAGACAACGTTTGGACGTGCTTAGCTCAGCCTCAATTTGACATGTACAGTTTCGCCGAGATTTGGAACAGAAAACGCATGTGAGTGCAGAGCACGTTCAACTAAAATAAGTTATCTAGCAATGCCTGCCAAAAACATGACGATAAAAATCATCTCGCaccactaagaaaaaaaaacaagcatcacCTCGGAACAATGAACGAAAAAAAGCATCACGTCGCCGAGAGAGGCAAGACCAAGCAACACTCGTAAACACCTGAGCAAGCTTGGTGCCAATCAATTATGCTGTTTCTGTAGCGTTACGCCACTTGTGAAAACTACGCTAATTGGTTCAACGCACGTTAGCCTCCGTAAATGTGAGATAATTGcgcaatagcaaaaaaaaaatcaaggcttTACAGTCTGTCTCATGCCATGCTAAGTCTGCTTATTCGCTGAAACATGTTTTATTACTTGTAAAAAAATAGCCGCATTGTTTATTCAAACCACTCTGTTCACCAGTATGTTAAATTCTCCCCAAGTTTTACGCGCTTCGGAAATTCTTCTTACGAGTTTCTGAATGCCCACTGTTCAAATGAATTGTTGGTAAAGCGCTGAGTCTGTCTAATAATCTGTTACTTCGATGAAGGCAGAAGCTCGTATTTTAAGCTGAGTCGATCAGCTTCAATGTACCCTTCACGTTCCAGATCCTCCAGGCGTACGAAATGGTTCCAATAAAATTCTGCATTCCTTGATTTTGTCGGCCTACCACAATGTTCGGGATCAAAAGGAGTGACATTTAAAACCTGAAGGTGTTTGTCTGAAGATGGATGCATATATGTGAGCTTCACTTTGTGTAAGAACGGCCACTGTAAGAATTCATCCACCACACCTTTATGCAGCTGTAATCCTGCATGCACTGAAACGGTGTTCTCACGTTTCTTCATATACAATAAAAACGTAATGTGATAGCCACAAATGTATATGGGCTCGCAAGTGTCTCTCGCTAAACCTGTTGATGTCGCTCTTTCTTTCAAAGCCTTAATTTCTTTTACACAAAATTCATGCAGTGTAATGCTCAATGTGTTCTTCGCTAGCAGCAGAGTCTCATTCTCACACAATGCTTTCTTGCCAGATTCCGTCTGTCTCACCTTTGGTGGAGCAAAAAGCTCAGCATTCGTTTTGCACTCCTGTACGATGGCTTTTGTTGCACGCTCCAGTGCTTCATTTAGAATACCCTCGAATGAGCTCACAATGTCTGAGACTCTCTGAATCTGGTTGTCGTCTTGCGTACAACGTCGCCTCAATTCCTCATAACTCTGCTCTAGCTTCTCCAGAGATTCTTGCGTGGAGTTGGCTGTATTTTTGACATCTGCACCTAAAACACCTATGCTTCGTGAAAACTCGTCAAATTTTTCTCCTTGTACAACCAAGCCTTTCTTCACTTCTTCAACCGCAGGGTTTTTCACCACAATTATTTCCTGCTTTTGCTTTTCTGACATCTGCACCACTATCTCCCTCAGCGCATTTAAAATGTGCCAGACCTCATCCAATCTCTCGCTGTGGGTCGCGTGTCCTTGTAAAATCTGTTCAATGCCAACTTTCACTTCACCGACGCATTCACTCAACGTCGTCTCCAAAGCGGTGATCATCGGTTCCTGAACTGAATTCTTCCACGGCTCGAAAAGTTGGGCGTGATTGGGTAATGCATGCGTGCTGCAGTTACTTCTTCGATGCGCACACAGATTTGTCCTCAGAAGAAGCGCTGAGCAGCTCGGACAACGCATAGTGTGATGCACGCATTCTTCATCAAAATGCTTCAGCATGTCTGAAATAGTCATGACGGCGTCGCAACCGTTGTCTTTGTTCCAACATTTCACCTGCAGCAGAAGGAATGTCATTCAGATAAAACAATATTATTCGAACAAAACCCAAAACTTGCAGCAGACATACATGTTGGGTATTCCTTCGATACAAACATGCAGATTAAATTTGGAATGTTTATCCTCCCAAGATCGATATTTTTATGAACATTGGAATCCCTGCTACCTGGGTAAAAGTTCGTTATAAAATTGCAACTTTCGCAAATGTAGCACGTAACAAACGGCAATCATATTCAAAGTATTCACTGAAGGGACTACTATTAGCAAAAAAAACAGCTGAGAGTAAAGATAAGTTTATTAAAATTAGATAACTGTGCAAGTTTTCTAAGTTCCAACACATACTCTTACTCTTTATTATTCCACTATTCCGCGTCCCACCAGCGAAGGCTGGCAGCCCCTCATGAACCACGTCTGCATAAGTTGCCCATGTAATGGTCATAATCTTTTACTGGTCTCACGCAAAGATACCTTGCTTTCTTGCTTCAAGAGACaaattgtctctctctctctctttgatgcAGCCCAGGAGCGTAAAGTACCCGGAATACTCACGCAGTTACCACAAAGCACCACAGGTTTCTAGTTGATTGAAATGTGGTCATTGTAGCACACCTAGCACAAGTGAATTGTGCTTTGCAAGGAAGCTGTGATTGTATCTTCTATACTTTAGGCAACTTCGTGGATTCAGTAGGTATGAATGAACTCTTGGTTTCGTACGCCCTGTTTCTGTGGCC
This region includes:
- the LOC142769288 gene encoding TNF receptor-associated factor 3-like — protein: MQRYSVSGFSHELDCRPFHFAEPIPAVRICSVCGLLPQTTTLLPCRHVLCKACYPQCLVNGICECPLDGDKFLVKDAEWKIFPMKNLLRRKVKCWNKDNGCDAVMTISDMLKHFDEECVHHTMRCPSCSALLLRTNLCAHRRSNCSTHALPNHAQLFEPWKNSVQEPMITALETTLSECVGEVKVGIEQILQGHATHSERLDEVWHILNALREIVVQMSEKQKQEIIVVKNPAVEEVKKGLVVQGEKFDEFSRSIGVLGADVKNTANSTQESLEKLEQSYEELRRRCTQDDNQIQRVSDIVSSFEGILNEALERATKAIVQECKTNAELFAPPKVRQTESGKKALCENETLLLAKNTLSITLHEFCVKEIKALKERATSTGLARDTCEPIYICGYHITFLLYMKKRENTVSVHAGLQLHKGVVDEFLQWPFLHKVKLTYMHPSSDKHLQVLNVTPFDPEHCGRPTKSRNAEFYWNHFVRLEDLEREGYIEADRLSLKYELLPSSK